A section of the Tepidanaerobacter syntrophicus genome encodes:
- a CDS encoding putative polysaccharide biosynthesis protein, protein MTEKKDSFLKGAFILAAAGLVVKVLGAVYRIPLARLIKDEGMGLYQMAYPIYLILLSISTAGIPTAISKMVSEDVAIGRFKNAHRIFKVSMIVLTIIGLGLTVLLGFGANWLAVKIYKNPKAFYSILSISPAIFFVSIMSCFRGFFQGLQDMTPSAVSQIVEQIGRVIAVFILAYMLLPYGVEYAAAGAAFGPVAGSVMGLIVLIAIYYRRKRTFDAQILLDESGSLENPLHIINRLFIFAVPVTLGGLISPMMSMADAAIVSSRLQDAGFSVKRAAELFGQLSGMAVPLINLPVVITVALSATLVPAISEAVVLKNRQMVAERSETGMRMSIIFGLPSAVGMYVLATPITLLLYNNAEAGMSLQILAWGVVFLALTQTTTGILQGVGYAGVPVRNMVFGALIKIFINYFLTAMPSINIKGAALGTVIGYLVPSILNCFMVIKLTDAVFDLKHMLLKPALASGIMGITAYVSHTGFMALGLSQNKATLVAIVLGAAIYGLALIAVGGIKKSDLEFLPGNQRIIAFFNKFGLLRG, encoded by the coding sequence TTGACTGAAAAAAAGGATTCTTTTCTAAAAGGAGCATTTATACTAGCTGCGGCAGGCCTTGTCGTAAAAGTATTAGGAGCGGTATATCGGATTCCGCTGGCAAGGCTTATAAAAGATGAAGGCATGGGACTTTATCAAATGGCATATCCGATATACTTGATATTGCTGTCAATATCTACAGCCGGCATTCCAACAGCAATATCTAAGATGGTTTCAGAAGATGTTGCTATTGGCAGATTTAAAAATGCCCATAGGATATTTAAGGTTTCTATGATAGTCCTTACAATTATCGGCCTTGGTTTAACTGTTTTGTTGGGCTTTGGCGCAAATTGGCTGGCAGTAAAAATATATAAAAACCCCAAGGCATTTTATTCGATTTTAAGTATATCGCCGGCCATCTTTTTTGTTTCAATAATGTCTTGCTTTAGAGGATTTTTTCAGGGATTGCAGGATATGACCCCCTCTGCTGTTTCACAAATAGTAGAACAGATAGGAAGAGTGATTGCCGTATTTATTTTGGCATATATGCTTTTGCCATATGGGGTGGAATATGCTGCGGCAGGAGCTGCTTTCGGTCCTGTAGCAGGTTCCGTTATGGGACTTATTGTACTTATTGCAATTTATTACAGACGAAAAAGAACATTTGATGCGCAAATCTTATTAGATGAAAGCGGCAGTCTGGAAAATCCCCTACATATTATAAACAGACTTTTTATATTTGCAGTTCCTGTTACACTAGGCGGCCTTATAAGCCCGATGATGAGCATGGCTGATGCGGCTATAGTCAGCAGTCGCCTACAGGATGCAGGTTTTTCGGTAAAGAGGGCAGCAGAACTTTTTGGCCAGTTAAGTGGTATGGCGGTTCCTCTTATAAATCTGCCGGTTGTTATAACTGTTGCATTATCAGCAACTTTGGTGCCTGCAATTTCTGAGGCTGTAGTTTTGAAAAATAGGCAAATGGTTGCCGAAAGATCTGAAACAGGCATGCGAATGAGCATAATCTTTGGATTGCCATCAGCGGTAGGGATGTATGTACTTGCAACTCCTATAACCCTACTCCTTTATAACAACGCAGAAGCAGGAATGTCCCTTCAAATTCTTGCATGGGGAGTGGTGTTTTTAGCCCTTACACAAACTACCACAGGTATACTTCAAGGAGTGGGATACGCGGGAGTCCCTGTAAGGAATATGGTATTTGGCGCTTTAATTAAAATTTTTATCAATTATTTTCTCACGGCAATGCCATCTATAAATATAAAAGGCGCTGCTCTTGGAACAGTCATAGGTTATTTAGTGCCGTCAATCTTAAATTGCTTTATGGTAATAAAATTGACTGATGCGGTCTTTGACTTAAAACATATGCTCCTAAAGCCGGCATTGGCAAGCGGTATTATGGGAATTACTGCATATGTATCCCATACAGGGTTTATGGCCTTAGGTCTCTCTCAAAATAAGGCGACACTTGTGGCGATAGTGTTAGGGGCTGCAATTTATGGATTGGCCTTGATTGCTGTGGGGGGCATAAAGAAATCTGATTTGGAGTTTTTACCGGGCAATCAGCGAATAATAGCGTTTTTTAACAAATTTGGATTACTGAGGGGGTAA
- the pckA gene encoding phosphoenolpyruvate carboxykinase (ATP), with the protein MEKLDSIGLINAKNIYKNLSPTRLVEESLSREEGILTSTGALNVYTGKYTGRSPNDKFIVDEPSVHDKIWWGNNQAISESDFDSLLKQLLAYLQNRDIFVFDGFAGADPKYRLPIRVINEFAYQNLFCRQLFIVPTDEELKTHEPEFTVISAPGFEANPKINKVNSEAFIVISFEKKMVIIGGTKYAGEIKKSVFSVMNYLMPQQGILSMHCSANVGKDGSTALFFGLSGTGKTTLSADPNRFLIGDDEHGWTENGIFNFEGGCYAKCINLTREKEPQIYDAIKFGAVLENVVVDENTRIPDYSSDKITENTRAAYPVEFIPGAVIPGIGGHPKTVVFLTADAFGVLPPISKLSKEQAMYYFISGYTSKLAGTERGITEPQATFSSCFGAPFLPLPPMVYAKLLGEKIEKHGSEVFLVNTGWTGGAYGVGQRMNLKYTRAMINAALDGKLESVEYEKDPIFGLMMPKVCPDVPSEILNPINTWKDKDAYVATAKRLAESFAKNIKKFSGIAPEIAAAGPKVDNN; encoded by the coding sequence ATGGAAAAACTAGATTCAATAGGTCTTATTAATGCTAAAAATATCTACAAAAATCTGTCGCCAACGCGTTTGGTTGAAGAGTCGCTGAGCAGGGAGGAGGGCATCCTTACTTCAACAGGCGCATTAAATGTCTACACCGGAAAATATACAGGACGCTCACCTAATGACAAATTCATCGTAGATGAACCATCTGTACACGACAAAATATGGTGGGGAAACAATCAGGCAATAAGTGAAAGTGATTTTGACAGTCTTTTAAAGCAGCTTTTAGCATATCTTCAAAATCGCGATATTTTCGTATTTGATGGTTTTGCGGGAGCCGATCCTAAATATCGTCTTCCTATACGTGTGATTAATGAATTTGCTTACCAAAATTTATTTTGCCGTCAGCTCTTTATAGTTCCTACTGACGAAGAACTCAAAACCCACGAACCTGAGTTTACCGTAATATCCGCTCCCGGATTTGAGGCAAATCCAAAGATTAATAAAGTAAATTCTGAAGCATTCATTGTAATCAGTTTCGAGAAAAAAATGGTTATAATCGGTGGGACTAAATACGCAGGAGAAATCAAGAAATCTGTTTTTTCGGTAATGAACTATCTAATGCCTCAGCAAGGCATTCTTTCAATGCACTGTTCTGCAAACGTTGGAAAGGATGGATCAACGGCGCTTTTCTTTGGGCTTTCCGGTACAGGAAAAACCACTTTATCCGCAGATCCTAACCGTTTCTTAATAGGCGATGACGAGCATGGATGGACAGAGAACGGCATATTCAACTTTGAAGGCGGCTGCTATGCAAAATGTATCAATCTTACAAGAGAAAAAGAACCTCAGATTTATGATGCCATAAAATTCGGGGCTGTATTAGAAAACGTTGTGGTGGACGAGAACACTCGCATTCCGGATTACAGCAGTGACAAGATTACAGAAAATACTAGAGCCGCATATCCTGTAGAATTTATTCCCGGCGCCGTAATACCAGGCATAGGCGGTCATCCTAAAACAGTAGTATTCCTAACGGCAGATGCGTTTGGTGTTCTGCCTCCAATTTCTAAGCTTAGTAAAGAACAAGCTATGTACTACTTTATTTCAGGATATACAAGCAAGCTCGCCGGTACAGAACGCGGCATTACAGAACCTCAAGCTACTTTTTCATCATGCTTCGGCGCACCGTTCTTGCCTTTACCTCCAATGGTTTATGCTAAATTACTTGGTGAGAAAATAGAAAAGCATGGTTCTGAAGTCTTCTTGGTAAATACCGGCTGGACAGGCGGGGCTTATGGCGTAGGCCAACGCATGAATCTCAAGTACACAAGAGCCATGATAAATGCTGCATTAGATGGCAAACTAGAGTCAGTTGAGTATGAAAAAGATCCGATTTTTGGTCTAATGATGCCAAAAGTTTGCCCTGATGTTCCTTCTGAAATTTTAAATCCAATTAACACATGGAAAGATAAAGATGCGTATGTTGCAACAGCTAAAAGGCTTGCTGAAAGTTTTGCAAAAAATATTAAGAAGTTTTCCGGTATCGCCCCTGAAATTGCAGCAGCAGGTCCTAAGGTCGATAACAACTAA
- a CDS encoding peptidylprolyl isomerase, whose amino-acid sequence MKNTVKTLVILFMCAAFFISGCQNVEKVEKQGKVIDGKEVIAKVNDEYILKSDYDYQVAQVKSALEANGQDFSKDEGKKILEEIKKQVLDAMINDKIALQQAEKEGVSLSDEELRDAMNSLEEYHGGKDALDKYISQQGLDRESFEKSVKEQLIINKFKEKITADIKVTDEEIKKFYDENKAMFELPAPEIRASHILVDTQEEAEKILAQIKAGADFAELAKKYSKDPATKDIGGDLGYFSKGKMDAEFEKAAFALKTGQVSDVVKTSFGYHIIKVTGERNSLSFEDAKSYIKSHLEDSKREEEFNKHIEEWKKQAKIEKYL is encoded by the coding sequence ATGAAAAACACGGTTAAGACTTTAGTTATATTATTTATGTGTGCTGCATTTTTTATATCAGGATGCCAAAACGTTGAGAAGGTAGAAAAGCAGGGCAAGGTTATTGACGGCAAAGAAGTAATTGCAAAAGTAAATGATGAATATATATTAAAATCTGATTATGACTATCAAGTAGCCCAAGTAAAGAGTGCTCTTGAGGCAAACGGACAGGATTTTTCAAAAGATGAAGGAAAAAAAATACTAGAGGAAATTAAAAAGCAAGTATTGGATGCAATGATAAACGACAAAATAGCTCTTCAGCAAGCCGAAAAAGAAGGTGTGTCACTAAGCGATGAAGAGCTTCGGGACGCCATGAACAGCCTTGAAGAATACCATGGAGGCAAAGATGCACTAGATAAGTACATTAGCCAGCAAGGGCTTGACAGAGAATCCTTCGAGAAATCGGTAAAAGAACAGCTGATAATAAATAAATTTAAAGAGAAGATTACAGCAGATATCAAAGTCACAGATGAAGAGATAAAGAAATTCTATGATGAAAATAAGGCGATGTTTGAACTTCCTGCCCCGGAAATACGGGCAAGCCATATTTTAGTTGATACGCAAGAAGAAGCAGAAAAAATTCTAGCCCAAATCAAGGCAGGAGCTGATTTTGCGGAACTTGCAAAAAAATATTCCAAAGATCCCGCAACTAAGGACATAGGGGGAGATTTAGGTTATTTTTCAAAAGGGAAAATGGATGCTGAATTTGAAAAGGCGGCATTCGCTTTAAAAACAGGCCAGGTCAGTGATGTGGTAAAAACAAGTTTTGGCTATCATATAATTAAGGTGACAGGAGAAAGAAATTCTTTGAGTTTTGAAGATGCTAAAAGTTATATTAAGTCACACTTAGAAGATAGCAAACGAGAAGAGGAATTTAATAAGCATATCGAAGAGTGGAAAAAGCAAGCCAAGATAGAAAAATACCTGTAA